A genomic window from Sorex araneus isolate mSorAra2 chromosome 2, mSorAra2.pri, whole genome shotgun sequence includes:
- the UPF1 gene encoding regulator of nonsense transcripts 1 isoform X4, whose amino-acid sequence MSVEAYGPSSQTLTFLDTEEAELLGADTQGSEFEFTDFTLPSQTQTPPGGPGAGGAGAAGAAGAAGQLDAQVGGPEGILQNGAVDESVAKTSQLLAELNFEEDEEDTYYTKDLPVHACSYCGIHDPACVVYCNTSKKWFCNGRGNTSGSHIVNHLVRAKCKEVTLHKDGPLGETVLECYNCGCRNVFLLGFIPAKADSVVVLLCRQPCASQSSLKDINWDSSQWQPLIQDRCFLSWLVKIPSEQEQLRARQITAQQINKLEELWKENPCATLEDLEKPGVDEEPQHVLLRYEDAYQYQNIFGPLVKLEADYDKKLKESQTQDNITVRWDLGLNKKRIAYFTLPKTDSDMRLMQGDEICLRYKGDLAPLWKGIGHVIKVPDNYGDEIAIELRSGVGAPVEVTHNFQVDFVWKSTSFDRMQSALKTFAVDETSVSGYIYHKLLGHEVEDVIVKCQLPKRFTAQGLPDLNHSQVYAVKTVLQRPLSLIQGPPGTGKTVTSATIVYHLARQGNGPVLVCAPSNIAVDQLTEKIHQTGLKVVRLCAKSREAIDSPVSFLALHNQIRNMDSMPELQKLQQLKDETGELSSADEKRYRALKRTAERELLMNADVICCTCVGAGDPRLAKMQFRSILIDESTQATEPECMVPVVLGAKQLILVGDHCQLGPVVMCKKAAKAGLSQSLFERLVVLGIRPIRLQVQYRMHPALSAFPSNIFYEGSLQNGVTAADRVKKGFDFQWPQPDKPMFFYVTQGQEEIASSGTSYLNRTEAANVEKITTKLLKAGAKPDQIGIITPYEGQRSYLVQYMQFSGSLHTKLYQEVEIASVDAFQGREKDFIILSCVRANEHQGIGFLNDPRRLNVALTRARYGVIIVGNPKALSKQPLWNHLLNYYKEQKVLVEGPLNNLRESLMQFSKPRKLVNTINPGARFMTTAMYDAREAIIPGSVYDRSSQGRPSSMYFQTHDQIGMIGAGPSHVAAMNIPIPFNLVMPPMPPPGYFGQANGPAAGRGTPKGKTGRGGRQKHRFGLPGPGPTALPSSQASQDAVSQAFSQGALTQAYISMSQPSQMSQPGLSQPELSQDSYLGDEFKSQIDVALSQDSTYQGERAYQHGGVTGLSQY is encoded by the exons atgAGCGTGGAGGCGTACGGGCCCAGCTCGCAGACGCTCACCTTCCTGGACACGGAGGAGGCCGAGCTGCTGGGCGCCGACACGCAGGGCTCCGAGTTCGAGTTCACCGACTTCACCCTCCCCAGCCAGACGCAGACGCCCCCCGGCGGCCCCGGCGCGGGCGgagcgggcgcggcgggcgcggcgggcgcggccggACAGCTGGACGCGCAG GTGGGCGGGCCCGAGGGCATTCTGCAGAATGGGGCCGTGGACGAGAGTGTGGCCAAGACCAGCCAGCTGTTGGCCGAGCTCAACTtcgaggaggatgaggaggacacATACTACACGAAGGACCTCCCTGTGCACGCCTGCAG CTACTGTGGCATCCATGACCCAGCGTGCGTGGTTTACTGCAACACCAGCAAGAAGTGGTTCTGTAATGGCCGCGGAAACACTTCCGGCAG CCACATCGTGAATCACCTGGTGCGAGCTAAGTGCAAGGAGGTGACGCTGCACAAGGACGGGCCCCTGGGCGAGACGGTGCTCGAGTGCTACAACTGTGGCTGCCGCAACGTCTTCCTGCTTGGCTTCATCCCTGCCAAGGCTGACTCGGTGGTGGTGCTGCTGTGCCGCCAGCCCTGTGCCAGCCAGAGCAGCCTCAAGGACATCAACTGGGACAGCTCGCAGTGGCAGCCCCTCATCCAGGACCGCTGTTTCCTGTCATGGCTGGTGAAGATCCCGTCGGAGCAGGAGCAGCTGCGGGCCCGGCAGATTACAGCCCAGCAGATCAACAAGCTGGAGGAGCTGTGGAAg GAGAACCCGTGCGCCACGCTGGAGGACCTGGAGAAGCCAGGTGTGGATGAGGAGCCGCAGCATGTGCTGCTGCGCTACGAGGACGCCTACCAGTACCAGAACATCTTCGGGCCGCTCGTCAAGCTGGAGGCGGACTACGACAAGAAGCTCAAGGAGTCCCAG ACTCAAGATAACATCACGGTCAGGTGGGACCTGGGCCTTAACAAGAAGAGAATCGCCTACTTCACTTTGCCCAAGACTGACTCTG ACATGCGGCTCATGCAGGGAGATGAGATCTGCCTGCGCTACAAAGGGGACCTGGCGCCCCTGTGGAAGGGCATTGGCCATGTCATCAAAGTCCCGGACA ATTATGGCGATGAGATTGCCATTGAGCTGCGCAGCGGTGTGGGCGCGCCCGTGGAGGTGACCCACAACTTCCAGGTGGACTTTGTGTGGAAGTCCACGTCCTTCGACAG AATGCAGAGTGCCCTGAAGACATTTGCGGTGGACGAGACGTCGGTGTCCGGGTATATCTACCACAAGCTGCTGGGCCACGAGGTAGAGGATGTGATCGTGAAGTGCCAGCTGCCCAAGCGCTTCACGGCCCAGGGGCTCCCAGACCTCAACCACTCGCAGGTGTACGCCGTGAAGACCGTGTTGCAGCGGCCACTGAGCCTGATCCAGGGCCCACCTGGCACGGGCAAGACTGTCACCTCAGCCACCATTGTCTACCACCTGGCGCGGCAGGGCAATGG GCCCGTGCTCGTGTGTGCGCCCAGCAACATTGCAGTGGACCAGCTGACCGAGAAGATCCACCAGACCGGGCTGAAGGTGGTTCGGCTGTGCGCCAAGAGTCGCGAGGCAATCGACTCACCCGTGtccttcctggccctgcacaaTCAGATCCGGAACATGGACAG CATGCCAGAGTTGCAGAAGCTGCAGCAGCTCAAGGATGAGACGGGGGAGCTGTCGTCGGCAGATGAGAAGCGGTACCGCGCCCTGAAGCGCACGGCTGAGAGGGAGCTGCTCATG AACGCTGATGTCATCTGTTGCACGTGTGTGGGGGCCGGCGACCCCCGGCTGGCCAAGATGCAGTTCCGCTCCATTCTCATTGACGAGAGCACGCAGGCAACTGAGCCCGAGTGCATGGTCCCTGTGGTCCTCGGGGCCAAGCAG CTTATCCTCGTGGGCGACCACTGCCAGCTGGGCCCCGTGGTGATGTGCAAGAAGGCGGCCAAGGCCGGGCTCTCGCAGTCCCTGTTCGagcgcctggtggtgctgggcatccGGCCCATCCGCCTGCAGGTGCAGTACCGCATGCACCCCGCGCTCAGCGCCTTCCCCTCCAACATCTTCTACGAGGGCTCCCTGCAGAACGGCGTCACGGCGG CGGACCGAGTGAAGAAGGGCTTTGACTTCCAGTGGCCGCAGCCGGACAAGCCGATGTTCTTCTACGTgacccagggccaggaggagatTGCCAGTTCAGGCACCTCCTACCTCAACAG GACGGAGGCAGCCAACGTGGAGAAGATCACCACAAAGCTGCTCAAGGCAGGGGCCAAGCCCGACCAGATTGGCATCATCACACCTTACGAGGGCCAGCGCTCCTACCTGGTGCAGTACATGCAGTTCAGCGGCTCCCTGCACACCAAGCTCTACCAG GAGGTGGAGATAGCCAGCGTGGATGCATTCCAGGGCCGCGAGAAGGACTTCATCATCCTGTCGTGTGTGCGTGCCAACGAGCACCAGGGCATTGGTTTCCTCAACGACCCTCGGCGGCTGAACGTGGCACTGACGCGTGCACG GTACGGGGTGATCATCGTGGGCAACCCCAAGGCCCTGTCGAAGCAGCCGCTGTGGAACCACCTACTGAACTACTACAAGGAGCAGAAGGTGCTGGTCGAGGGGCCCCTCAACAACCTGCGCGAGAGCCTCATGCAGTTCAGCAAGCCCCGGAAGCTGGTCAACACCATCAACCCA GGTGCCCGCTTCATGACCACAGCCATGTATGACGCCCGCGAGGCCATCATCCCAGGCTCCGTGTACGACCGCAGCAGCCAGG GCCGGCCCTCCAGCATGTACTTCCAGACGCACGACCAGATCGGCATGATTGGCGCAGGCCCGAGCCACGTGGCTGCCATGAATATTCCCATCCCCTTCAACCTGGTCATGCCACCCATGCCGCCACCTGGCTACTTCGGACAGGCCAACGGGCCGGCTGCAG GCCGGGGCACTCCCAAAGGCAAGACGGGACGTGGGGGCCGCCAGAAGCATCGCTTCGGCCTGCCGGGGCCGGGCCCCACTGCTCTGCCCAGCAGCCAGGCCAGCCAGGACGCTGTGTCGCAGGCTTTTTCGCAGGGCGCGCTCACGCAGGCCTACATCTCCATGAGCCAGCCCTCGCAGATGAGCCAGCCAGGCCTCTCGCAGCCTGAGCTCTCCCAGGACAGCTACCTCGGTGACGAGTTCAAGTCCCAGATCGACGTGGCCCTGTCCCAGGACTCCACATACCAGGGCGAGCGGGCCTACCAGCACGGGGGCGTAACGGGGCTGTCCCAGTACTAG